A window from Chiroxiphia lanceolata isolate bChiLan1 chromosome 3, bChiLan1.pri, whole genome shotgun sequence encodes these proteins:
- the VIP gene encoding VIP peptides isoform X2, protein MEHRGASPLLLALALLSALCWRARALPPRGAAFPPVPRLGNRMPFDGASEPDHARGSLKSESDILQNTLPENEKFYFDLSRIIDTSQDSPVKRHSDAVFTDNYSRFRKQMAVKKYLNSVLTGKRSQEELNPAKLRDEAELLEPSFSENYDSVDELLSHLPLDL, encoded by the exons ATGGAGCACCGCGGCGCCTCCCCGCTCCTCCTCGCCCTCGCCCTCCTCAGCGCGCTCTGCTGGCGGGCGCGGGCGCTGCCCCCGAGAGGCGCCGCCTTCCCTCCCGTGCCGCG ATTGGGAAACAGAATGCCATTTGATGGAGCCAGTGAACCTGACCATGCCCGTGGGTCATTAAAATCAGAATCAGACATTTTGCAGAACACACTacctgaaaatgagaaattctATTTTGATCTGTCCAGAATTATTGATAC CTCTCAGGACAGTCCTGTCAAACGCCATTCTGATGCTGTCTTCACTGACAACTACAGCCGCTTTCGAAAGCAGATGGCTGTGAAGAAATACTTAAACTCAGttttaactggaaaaagaaG CCAGGAAGAGCTAAACCCTGCTAAACTTCGAGATGAAGCAGAACTTCTTGAACCTTCCTTCTCAGAAAACTATGATTCTGTAGATGAGCTGTTGAGCCACCTCCCTCTG gACCTCTGA
- the VIP gene encoding VIP peptides isoform X1: MEHRGASPLLLALALLSALCWRARALPPRGAAFPPVPRLGNRMPFDGASEPDHARGSLKSESDILQNTLPENEKFYFDLSRIIDTNARHADGIFTSVYSHLLAKLAVKRYLHSLIRKRVSSQDSPVKRHSDAVFTDNYSRFRKQMAVKKYLNSVLTGKRSQEELNPAKLRDEAELLEPSFSENYDSVDELLSHLPLDL; encoded by the exons ATGGAGCACCGCGGCGCCTCCCCGCTCCTCCTCGCCCTCGCCCTCCTCAGCGCGCTCTGCTGGCGGGCGCGGGCGCTGCCCCCGAGAGGCGCCGCCTTCCCTCCCGTGCCGCG ATTGGGAAACAGAATGCCATTTGATGGAGCCAGTGAACCTGACCATGCCCGTGGGTCATTAAAATCAGAATCAGACATTTTGCAGAACACACTacctgaaaatgagaaattctATTTTGATCTGTCCAGAATTATTGATAC AAATGCAAGGCATGCTGATGGAATTTTCACCAGTGTCTACAGCCATCTTTTGGCTAAACTTGCTGTGAAGAGATATCTGCATTCGCTTATTAGAAAACGAGTTAG CTCTCAGGACAGTCCTGTCAAACGCCATTCTGATGCTGTCTTCACTGACAACTACAGCCGCTTTCGAAAGCAGATGGCTGTGAAGAAATACTTAAACTCAGttttaactggaaaaagaaG CCAGGAAGAGCTAAACCCTGCTAAACTTCGAGATGAAGCAGAACTTCTTGAACCTTCCTTCTCAGAAAACTATGATTCTGTAGATGAGCTGTTGAGCCACCTCCCTCTG gACCTCTGA